Proteins from a genomic interval of Paenibacillus lentus:
- the rpmA gene encoding 50S ribosomal protein L27: protein MLKLDLQLFASKKGVGSTKNGRDSIAKRLGVKRADGQTVTGGSILVRQRGTKIHPGTNVGIGKDDTLFAKVDGVVKFERWGRDRKKVSVYPVEVAPVAAAVEA from the coding sequence ATGTTGAAATTGGATCTCCAGTTATTCGCATCCAAGAAGGGTGTAGGTTCCACAAAGAACGGTCGTGACAGTATTGCTAAACGCCTAGGCGTAAAACGTGCTGACGGCCAAACTGTAACAGGCGGAAGCATTCTTGTTCGCCAACGCGGAACGAAGATTCATCCGGGAACCAACGTAGGAATCGGTAAAGACGATACGCTGTTTGCAAAAGTGGATGGCGTTGTTAAATTCGAACGTTGGGGACGCGATCGCAAGAAAGTGAGCGTCTACCCTGTGGAAGTTGCTCCTGTAGCGGCTGCAGTCGAAGCTTAA
- the rplU gene encoding 50S ribosomal protein L21, whose amino-acid sequence MYAIIETGGKQYRVQEGDVLYIEKLNAEDGTSVTFDRVLAVSKGEGLVAGTPVVAGASVTAKVEKHGKGRKVVVYKYKPKKNYHKKQGHRQPYTKVTIEKIQA is encoded by the coding sequence ATGTACGCAATTATCGAAACTGGCGGTAAACAATACCGTGTTCAAGAGGGCGATGTGCTTTACATCGAGAAATTGAACGCAGAGGACGGCACAAGCGTGACGTTCGACCGTGTATTGGCCGTATCCAAAGGCGAAGGTTTGGTAGCGGGAACTCCTGTAGTAGCCGGTGCTAGTGTGACAGCGAAAGTTGAAAAACATGGCAAAGGCCGCAAGGTTGTCGTTTACAAATACAAACCGAAGAAGAACTACCACAAGAAACAAGGTCATCGTCAACCATACACGAAAGTGACCATCGAGAAAATCCAAGCGTAA
- the pheA gene encoding prephenate dehydratase yields the protein MKVIALLPEGSVSHEAVLHLFGDEPIQLLHCKQISDVFQATASGASQYSVIPIENTIEGSVSLHMDWLVHEVDIPMQVEWVYPSIQNLIGDREEFRSDSDRGLLDYSKVTKVLSHPVAMAQCMQFLKTHMPQAELEHVASTSEAVKLVKERPGERWAALGTALGAKTHGLDILANQVTDHDNNYTRFVLIGQEPLQLNPNDSAQDKTSVLVTLPEDFPGALHQVLSAFAWRKLNLSRIESRPTKKRLGSYYFYMDVLSSLESVLLQSAIGEIEALGCQVRILGSYPSYSNKN from the coding sequence ATGAAAGTGATAGCGTTGCTGCCGGAAGGCTCAGTGTCTCATGAAGCGGTTCTGCATCTGTTCGGGGATGAGCCGATTCAGTTGCTCCACTGCAAGCAGATATCCGATGTGTTTCAGGCAACGGCTAGTGGAGCTAGTCAGTATAGTGTTATTCCGATTGAGAATACGATTGAGGGCTCTGTCAGCTTGCATATGGACTGGCTCGTCCACGAGGTGGATATTCCTATGCAAGTGGAGTGGGTATATCCGTCTATTCAAAACTTGATTGGTGACCGAGAAGAGTTTAGATCTGATTCGGATCGGGGTCTGCTTGATTATTCGAAGGTGACCAAGGTGCTGTCCCATCCGGTAGCTATGGCGCAGTGCATGCAATTTTTGAAAACCCATATGCCCCAGGCAGAGCTGGAACATGTTGCAAGCACATCAGAAGCTGTAAAGTTGGTAAAAGAGCGGCCTGGCGAGCGCTGGGCGGCGCTGGGCACGGCGCTTGGCGCCAAAACGCATGGTCTAGATATATTGGCGAACCAAGTGACGGATCATGATAATAACTATACACGTTTTGTTCTGATCGGACAGGAGCCGCTCCAGTTGAATCCGAATGATTCGGCGCAGGACAAGACGAGTGTCCTGGTCACGCTCCCCGAAGACTTTCCGGGTGCTTTACATCAAGTGTTGTCGGCATTCGCCTGGCGAAAATTGAACTTATCTCGCATTGAGTCGAGACCGACGAAGAAACGGCTTGGAAGTTATTATTTTTACATGGATGTTCTCTCTTCTCTTGAATCTGTTCTGTTACAGTCAGCTATTGGGGAAATAGAGGCATTAGGCTGCCAAGTGCGCATACTCGGATCTTATCCGAGTTATTCTAATAAAAATTAA
- a CDS encoding homoserine dehydrogenase: MKPVKVGLLGLGTVGTGVVRIVEGHQEDLSSQVGSPIIIEKVSVKNLEKARSIEIEQSKLTEDPWEVIRDPEIDVIVEVMGGVEQTKKYILEALDRGKHIVTANKDLMALYGAEIMAKALEEQCDVFYEASVAGGIPIIRTLIEGFSSDRIVKIMGIVNGTTNYILSKMSQEDASYEDVLKEAQELGYAEADPTADVEGLDAARKMVILGSLGFRTNVELSDVDVRGISGVSKEDIAYAKKLGYEMKLLGIADRQDDEFSVSVQPTMVKKSHPIAAVNGVFNAVYVHGEAVGETMFYGAGAGEMPTATSVVADLVAVVKNLKLGVNGLKAMVPFKQKKLKTDEQIAYKNFLLLEVDDKAGVLAQITQVFGEYDVSLESVVQSPNEHTPDAEIIIVTHHATKANMNKVLKHFESLKVIRRIKSVYRVEG, from the coding sequence TTGAAACCCGTTAAGGTAGGATTACTGGGACTTGGCACTGTAGGAACTGGTGTCGTGCGCATCGTCGAAGGTCACCAGGAGGATCTGAGCAGTCAGGTTGGATCTCCGATTATCATTGAGAAGGTCTCGGTTAAAAATCTGGAGAAGGCCAGAAGTATTGAAATCGAGCAGAGTAAGCTTACAGAGGATCCTTGGGAAGTCATTCGTGATCCGGAAATTGACGTTATTGTGGAGGTTATGGGCGGCGTCGAGCAAACTAAAAAGTATATTCTCGAGGCGCTGGATCGCGGTAAACATATTGTGACGGCGAATAAAGATTTAATGGCGCTTTACGGTGCCGAAATTATGGCTAAAGCGCTGGAGGAGCAATGTGATGTATTCTATGAAGCAAGTGTTGCTGGTGGCATCCCGATCATTCGAACATTGATTGAAGGCTTCTCTTCGGATCGAATCGTAAAGATCATGGGGATTGTCAACGGGACGACGAACTATATTCTAAGCAAGATGAGTCAGGAGGATGCTTCCTATGAGGATGTTCTAAAGGAAGCCCAGGAGCTTGGTTATGCAGAGGCAGATCCTACTGCAGACGTGGAGGGCTTGGATGCGGCTCGGAAGATGGTTATCCTGGGTAGCCTAGGCTTCCGCACGAACGTAGAGCTTAGCGACGTAGATGTTCGCGGCATATCCGGTGTATCCAAAGAGGATATAGCCTATGCGAAAAAGCTTGGTTACGAGATGAAGCTGCTCGGCATCGCCGATCGTCAAGATGATGAGTTCAGCGTCAGCGTTCAACCGACGATGGTGAAGAAGAGCCATCCGATTGCCGCGGTTAACGGCGTGTTCAACGCAGTCTACGTCCATGGCGAAGCGGTTGGCGAGACGATGTTCTATGGCGCAGGCGCTGGAGAAATGCCTACGGCTACCTCGGTAGTAGCTGACCTTGTAGCGGTTGTGAAGAACTTGAAGCTAGGTGTCAACGGTTTGAAAGCAATGGTTCCTTTTAAACAGAAGAAGCTAAAGACCGATGAGCAAATTGCCTACAAAAACTTCCTGTTGCTTGAGGTTGATGATAAGGCAGGCGTGCTTGCCCAGATCACCCAGGTGTTTGGGGAATATGATGTAAGTCTGGAATCCGTCGTTCAATCGCCGAATGAGCATACGCCGGATGCAGAAATCATTATTGTGACCCATCATGCCACGAAAGCAAACATGAACAAAGTGCTGAAGCATTTTGAGTCGTTAAAGGTCATTCGCCGCATCAAGAGTGTATACCGAGTAGAAGGTTAA
- a CDS encoding Spo0B domain-containing protein codes for MKHRFAVPVIAGTLTLALLVILYFVDSTVWYVVLCVCLLAVLWGYVKYLKEQAAIERKQLLESVQRTAAATLGHHRHDWMNDLQILYGYIQLGKVDKLACCVERIKERMAVESKISRLGIPSLVFYLQSFREVNSSVQLTINIEDDLELGKLLTAEDAEELTEAIIATIRAFQFAGRSSWGEMLQLNMSICLEHNEVLISFEQEGSSGNTETLLKRLDEVVSGKRVRAEHHDSTLASVRLRMLCGNLKEVNACL; via the coding sequence ATGAAACATCGGTTCGCAGTGCCGGTTATTGCCGGGACACTTACGCTTGCTCTGTTGGTAATATTGTACTTCGTTGATTCGACAGTATGGTATGTTGTGTTGTGCGTATGTTTGCTAGCGGTGTTATGGGGTTATGTTAAGTACTTGAAGGAACAGGCGGCGATTGAGCGTAAGCAGCTGCTGGAGTCGGTTCAACGCACCGCGGCCGCTACGCTGGGGCATCATCGGCATGATTGGATGAACGACCTGCAAATATTGTATGGATACATACAACTGGGCAAGGTTGATAAACTGGCCTGCTGTGTGGAAAGAATAAAGGAAAGGATGGCTGTGGAGAGTAAAATATCCCGCTTAGGCATCCCTTCATTGGTTTTTTATTTGCAATCGTTTCGAGAAGTGAATAGTTCAGTTCAACTCACGATAAATATTGAGGACGATTTAGAACTTGGAAAGCTGCTTACTGCTGAAGATGCCGAAGAATTGACTGAGGCGATTATTGCGACGATACGTGCTTTCCAGTTTGCGGGCCGCTCCTCCTGGGGAGAGATGCTGCAGCTTAACATGTCGATATGCCTTGAACATAACGAGGTGCTGATCAGCTTTGAACAGGAAGGAAGTTCGGGAAATACGGAAACCCTCTTGAAGCGTCTGGATGAGGTTGTATCAGGCAAACGGGTCCGAGCCGAGCACCATGATTCTACATTAGCTTCTGTTCGATTGCGAATGCTGTGCGGAAATTTAAAAGAGGTGAACGCATGTTTATAG
- the ilvE gene encoding branched-chain-amino-acid transaminase, with translation MAEQWIYLDGQFVTKENAKVSVYDHGFLYGDGIFEGIRIYNGNIFKCKEHLDRLYDSAKSIMLDIPLTYQEMEDALVETLRRNELRNGYIRLVVSRGAGNLGLDPNRCPKASVIIIAEQLAIYSEEAYKTGLKTVSVSTKRNIPDALNPKIKSLNYLNNILVKIQSNLAGAGEAIMLNSQGYVTEGSGDNIFIVKNGVITTPPCYLGALEGITRQAIIDICHEKGYKIKEEPFTLHDVYVADEVFLTGTAAEVIAVREVDGRIIGEGHAGPITLQLLEEFRSIVDKDGLKVW, from the coding sequence ATGGCAGAGCAATGGATTTATTTAGATGGACAATTCGTAACAAAAGAAAATGCAAAGGTCTCCGTGTACGATCACGGTTTCTTATACGGCGACGGGATATTCGAAGGGATTCGCATCTACAATGGGAATATTTTTAAATGTAAAGAGCACTTGGATCGCTTGTATGACTCTGCGAAATCCATCATGCTGGACATTCCCTTAACGTATCAGGAGATGGAGGATGCACTTGTCGAGACGCTTCGCCGTAATGAACTTCGCAACGGCTACATCCGTCTTGTTGTGTCGCGCGGTGCTGGTAATTTGGGCTTAGATCCGAATCGCTGCCCTAAGGCCTCCGTCATTATCATCGCTGAGCAGCTCGCTATTTATTCAGAGGAGGCGTACAAAACTGGCTTGAAGACGGTATCCGTCTCCACAAAACGCAATATTCCGGATGCGCTGAATCCGAAAATTAAATCGTTGAACTATCTGAATAATATTTTGGTTAAAATTCAATCGAACCTGGCGGGTGCGGGAGAAGCAATTATGCTGAACTCGCAAGGTTACGTAACCGAGGGCTCCGGGGATAACATTTTTATCGTGAAGAATGGAGTTATTACGACACCGCCTTGCTATTTGGGAGCGCTGGAGGGGATTACCCGACAGGCGATTATCGACATTTGTCATGAGAAAGGCTATAAAATCAAGGAAGAGCCATTCACGCTTCATGATGTTTATGTGGCTGATGAAGTGTTCCTGACAGGAACGGCGGCTGAAGTCATTGCGGTTCGCGAAGTGGATGGACGTATTATCGGTGAGGGGCATGCGGGGCCGATCACGCTTCAACTGCTTGAGGAATTCCGCAGTATCGTTGATAAAGACGGCTTGAAGGTCTGGTAA
- a CDS encoding DUF3139 domain-containing protein, with protein MRKKILIFGLIFVFLVIGGIFASLQIKYKSLEKSLKNYLISEQGYSESDILSVKAKLSKMPQFPVYVRFADDPDTVYIFTDRGASDWTQVDPSTPQRLRKEVNMK; from the coding sequence TTGAGGAAAAAAATTCTGATTTTTGGTTTAATATTTGTTTTTCTGGTCATTGGTGGTATTTTTGCTAGTTTGCAAATTAAATATAAATCACTTGAAAAGAGCTTGAAGAACTATTTAATCTCAGAACAAGGCTACTCTGAATCTGATATTCTTAGTGTTAAAGCAAAACTTAGTAAAATGCCCCAATTCCCGGTCTATGTAAGATTTGCTGATGATCCTGATACAGTTTATATTTTTACTGATAGGGGGGCGTCTGATTGGACTCAAGTAGATCCCTCAACACCTCAACGATTAAGAAAGGAAGTTAATATGAAATAA
- a CDS encoding ribosomal-processing cysteine protease Prp has protein sequence MISVSILRRKDNDIHGFKVEGHAHYAEPGQDIVCAGVSAVTVGTVNSIESLTGIVMDSKMKNGFLNANLPHVEQPKALEQAQLLLASMVVMLQSIELSYGEYIQIQDVII, from the coding sequence TTGATTAGCGTCTCCATATTGCGTCGCAAGGATAACGACATACATGGTTTTAAAGTGGAAGGTCATGCTCATTATGCCGAACCAGGTCAAGACATTGTGTGCGCCGGGGTATCCGCCGTTACCGTTGGGACGGTGAATTCCATCGAATCGCTGACGGGAATCGTTATGGATTCCAAGATGAAGAACGGGTTCTTGAACGCGAATCTTCCTCATGTCGAGCAACCGAAAGCTCTCGAGCAGGCACAGCTACTTCTCGCTTCTATGGTCGTTATGCTGCAAAGTATCGAATTGTCATACGGTGAGTATATTCAGATACAAGATGTCATTATTTAA
- a CDS encoding LysM peptidoglycan-binding domain-containing protein, which yields MKIHIVKKGDTLFDLSKKYNVPLQKLIEANPQISNPDQLGVGMKVKIPTTAVPVEEGIIYKHTVKQGDSLWKLAKAWGLPLQTLVSANPQLSDPNVLKVGEIINIPGAGSTGSNNPHDNIGANPAPISPAAKKNTAPKENIKPENVKTENIKPENIKPENVKPENIKPIAENSKPAPIAKPESIKLESVKVENIKIVENVMPMPVIPQQLPQMETKPMKYEETPCMPKQPCPELISPYQFQVEQPPMMMAEQQLPYPPCGCSGHSPQPDNLFQPYQVENEKVSSYYDFPPVWQNEVAMGEYPGLSNAPMYQSPQYVNPCAPEHYAHYGHHPHQAYQPYSYSEQEHAVPEQFWPNAPHPGGDNAPWAQASLIGNNASLYGANVFPNTPYSNSWHPPYHQPMHAYSPCGCSGHSSPIQPYANAPYLAQPYQGTMPNIPGSPLGGFGALDQMQEDCYKGGTREEDAIVQANNDAKEKASDTAQAVATTQQATKEARISEVKKSKQQGRDSASKGKKTAQRKKSSGRRKLWINQ from the coding sequence GTGAAAATACACATTGTAAAAAAAGGAGATACTTTGTTTGACTTGTCAAAAAAGTATAATGTTCCTTTGCAGAAGTTAATTGAGGCCAATCCGCAAATTAGCAACCCAGATCAACTTGGTGTAGGAATGAAGGTAAAAATTCCAACTACGGCTGTCCCGGTCGAGGAAGGGATTATCTACAAACATACCGTGAAGCAAGGGGATTCTCTTTGGAAACTGGCCAAAGCTTGGGGATTGCCTTTACAGACTTTAGTGAGTGCGAATCCTCAATTAAGTGATCCTAACGTACTTAAAGTAGGGGAGATTATCAATATTCCAGGTGCTGGATCGACAGGGTCAAACAACCCACATGATAATATCGGAGCTAATCCGGCACCAATCAGCCCCGCCGCAAAGAAAAATACGGCTCCTAAGGAAAACATCAAACCGGAGAACGTCAAAACCGAGAATATTAAGCCAGAAAATATTAAACCTGAAAATGTCAAACCGGAAAATATTAAGCCGATTGCCGAAAATTCAAAACCTGCTCCGATTGCCAAGCCTGAAAGTATTAAACTAGAAAGCGTCAAAGTTGAGAATATTAAAATTGTTGAAAATGTCATGCCTATGCCCGTTATTCCGCAACAGCTTCCTCAAATGGAGACCAAGCCGATGAAGTACGAGGAGACCCCATGCATGCCAAAACAACCATGTCCTGAGCTTATATCTCCATACCAATTTCAAGTTGAGCAGCCTCCTATGATGATGGCTGAGCAGCAGTTGCCTTATCCGCCATGCGGATGCTCAGGTCACAGTCCGCAGCCAGACAATTTATTCCAGCCTTATCAGGTTGAGAATGAGAAGGTATCCTCCTATTACGATTTTCCGCCGGTATGGCAAAATGAAGTGGCGATGGGAGAATACCCGGGACTTTCCAATGCGCCGATGTATCAATCGCCTCAATACGTTAATCCTTGTGCTCCAGAGCATTATGCTCACTATGGGCATCATCCGCATCAGGCTTACCAGCCGTATAGCTATTCTGAACAGGAACATGCGGTGCCGGAACAATTTTGGCCGAATGCGCCGCATCCTGGAGGAGATAATGCTCCCTGGGCTCAGGCTTCATTAATAGGGAACAATGCTTCTTTATATGGGGCCAATGTTTTTCCTAACACGCCTTATTCGAATTCTTGGCATCCTCCTTATCATCAGCCGATGCATGCATATTCACCGTGCGGCTGCTCCGGTCATTCTTCGCCGATACAGCCTTATGCTAACGCGCCTTATTTAGCCCAGCCATATCAAGGTACGATGCCCAACATTCCTGGATCACCCCTAGGTGGATTCGGAGCGCTTGATCAAATGCAGGAGGATTGCTATAAAGGCGGTACAAGAGAAGAAGATGCGATCGTTCAGGCTAATAATGATGCCAAAGAGAAAGCTTCCGATACTGCTCAAGCCGTTGCCACAACGCAACAAGCTACCAAAGAGGCTCGTATTTCTGAGGTTAAGAAAAGTAAGCAACAAGGACGAGACTCAGCATCTAAGGGTAAAAAAACTGCGCAGAGAAAAAAAAGCAGCGGTAGACGAAAACTATGGATTAACCAATAG
- a CDS encoding ACT domain-containing protein — MKERYYLVREDILPEAVIKTLQVKQLLAAGDVKTVHEATLQVGLSRSAFYKYKDGIHPLNQMEREEIVTISFDLEHRSGILSQVLSLLAGSGGNVLTINQSIPLQGRANVVISVETSRLTEELDQMMKALQEISGVKKIQIVGQG, encoded by the coding sequence GTGAAGGAACGTTACTACTTGGTCCGTGAGGATATTTTACCGGAAGCGGTGATCAAGACGCTTCAAGTGAAGCAGCTGTTAGCTGCTGGGGACGTCAAAACCGTGCACGAAGCGACGCTGCAGGTCGGGCTTAGCCGCAGTGCTTTTTATAAGTACAAGGACGGCATTCATCCATTGAATCAAATGGAACGGGAAGAAATCGTCACGATATCATTCGATTTGGAGCACCGTTCCGGGATCTTATCGCAAGTGCTGTCTCTGCTTGCCGGATCCGGCGGAAATGTACTCACGATTAATCAGAGTATTCCTTTGCAGGGAAGAGCCAATGTTGTCATATCCGTAGAGACCTCGCGATTGACGGAGGAACTCGATCAGATGATGAAGGCTCTGCAAGAAATCTCCGGCGTAAAGAAAATTCAAATTGTTGGTCAGGGATAG
- the thrC gene encoding threonine synthase — translation MRYLGLLHTYRQYLPVNDKTPLLTLHEGNTPLVRADHLSEELGLDLYFKYEGLNPTGSFKDRGMVMAVAKAIEEGSNTIMCASTGNTSAAAAAYAARAGLNCIVLIPNNNIALGKLAQAMIYGAKVIAIEGNFDRALEIVRDITAKHPITLVNSVNPYRIEGQKTAAFEVCDQLGKAPDVLAIPVGNAGNISAYWKGFKEYHQLGKSDSLPRMVGFEAEGAMAIVKGEPILEPETVATAIRIGNPASWKTAVAAAEESGGQINYVTDEEILTAYKTIASREGIFAEPASAASVAGVYKLHREGYFKGGETVVCVLTGHGLKDPNIAIKSIGSEPLVVEDTEEAVMAAIAKLQGEQE, via the coding sequence ATGAGATATCTTGGATTGCTGCATACGTACAGACAATATTTACCGGTTAATGATAAGACGCCGCTGCTTACATTGCATGAAGGCAATACGCCGCTCGTTCGTGCAGATCATTTATCTGAAGAGTTAGGGCTTGATTTATATTTTAAATATGAAGGCCTTAACCCCACAGGTTCATTTAAAGACCGGGGAATGGTTATGGCGGTGGCAAAAGCCATTGAAGAAGGCAGCAATACGATTATGTGCGCTTCTACGGGAAATACATCCGCAGCAGCCGCAGCATATGCAGCTCGGGCAGGACTTAACTGCATCGTCCTAATTCCGAACAATAATATTGCTCTTGGCAAACTGGCTCAAGCGATGATTTACGGGGCCAAGGTGATCGCGATTGAAGGCAACTTCGACCGTGCCCTGGAGATTGTTCGCGATATTACTGCGAAGCATCCGATTACCCTAGTAAATTCGGTGAACCCTTATCGCATTGAGGGTCAGAAGACGGCGGCCTTCGAAGTTTGCGATCAATTAGGGAAAGCTCCGGACGTGCTGGCAATTCCGGTCGGCAATGCCGGAAATATTTCAGCCTATTGGAAAGGCTTCAAGGAATATCACCAGCTCGGTAAAAGCGATTCGCTTCCACGTATGGTTGGTTTTGAAGCCGAAGGAGCTATGGCTATCGTCAAAGGAGAGCCGATACTAGAGCCTGAAACGGTAGCGACGGCGATTCGCATCGGTAACCCAGCAAGCTGGAAAACGGCGGTAGCTGCAGCTGAGGAATCTGGCGGCCAAATCAATTATGTAACGGATGAGGAAATTTTGACCGCTTATAAGACGATTGCTTCTCGAGAGGGAATTTTTGCTGAGCCTGCCTCTGCAGCGTCTGTAGCAGGTGTGTATAAGCTCCATCGTGAAGGTTATTTTAAAGGCGGAGAAACCGTTGTTTGTGTCTTGACTGGTCATGGACTGAAAGATCCTAACATTGCAATTAAGAGCATTGGCAGTGAGCCACTCGTAGTGGAGGATACAGAGGAAGCGGTTATGGCGGCGATTGCGAAGTTGCAGGGTGAGCAAGAATGA
- the obgE gene encoding GTPase ObgE, with protein sequence MFIDKAKVYVKGGDGGDGIVAFRREKYVPEGGPAGGDGGKGGDVIFRVDEGLRTLMDFRYQRHFKADRGVKGRNKSQHGANAENMIVRIPPGTVIIDDDTQEVLADLTRHGQQIVVARGGRGGRGNTRFATPSNPAPELAEHGEEGQERWIVLELKVMADVGLVGFPSVGKSTLLSVVSAAQPKIGAYHFTTITPNLGVVDVDEGRSFVMADLPGLIEGAHEGVGLGHEFLRHVERTRIIIHVVDMAGSEGRDPFDDWLKINEELKLYNADLEKRPQIVAANKMDMPEAEEHLEKFREQVGKIRPDLEIMPISSLTRQGVKELLYRTADLLDQIPEEPALEEITDLNERKVYKLVKEEEQGFIIRRENEGFVIESEKIERMMKRMQLNTHDAILKLARTLRHMGVDDELRKRGAKDGTIVRIGDFEFEFVEGSSYY encoded by the coding sequence ATGTTTATAGATAAAGCGAAAGTATATGTAAAGGGCGGCGACGGCGGCGACGGTATCGTTGCTTTTCGCCGGGAGAAATATGTCCCGGAAGGCGGACCAGCGGGTGGGGACGGCGGTAAGGGCGGCGACGTGATATTCCGCGTGGACGAGGGTCTTCGCACGCTGATGGATTTCCGCTATCAACGCCATTTTAAGGCAGACCGGGGCGTCAAAGGGCGGAATAAAAGCCAGCATGGCGCGAACGCTGAGAACATGATTGTCAGAATTCCTCCTGGCACGGTCATTATCGATGACGACACCCAAGAAGTACTCGCAGATTTGACTAGGCACGGTCAGCAGATTGTTGTCGCAAGAGGCGGCCGTGGTGGTCGGGGGAACACTCGCTTCGCGACGCCAAGCAATCCGGCCCCGGAGCTGGCGGAGCATGGTGAAGAAGGTCAGGAACGCTGGATCGTACTGGAACTGAAGGTTATGGCCGATGTGGGGCTCGTGGGCTTTCCAAGCGTAGGCAAATCTACTCTGCTATCGGTTGTATCCGCAGCTCAGCCTAAAATCGGTGCGTATCATTTCACAACGATAACACCGAACCTCGGTGTAGTGGACGTCGACGAAGGGCGCAGCTTTGTGATGGCTGACCTGCCGGGGCTAATCGAAGGTGCACATGAAGGTGTTGGACTGGGGCATGAATTTCTTCGTCACGTTGAGCGAACGCGCATTATTATTCATGTAGTCGATATGGCGGGGTCTGAGGGCCGCGATCCGTTTGACGACTGGTTGAAAATCAACGAAGAGCTCAAGCTGTATAATGCTGACTTGGAGAAACGTCCACAAATCGTAGCTGCGAATAAAATGGATATGCCGGAGGCGGAGGAGCATTTGGAAAAATTCCGCGAACAGGTGGGCAAGATTCGTCCTGATCTGGAGATCATGCCGATTTCTTCGTTGACTCGGCAGGGGGTTAAGGAATTGCTCTATAGAACTGCCGACTTGTTGGATCAGATACCAGAGGAACCGGCATTGGAAGAAATTACAGACTTGAACGAGCGTAAAGTGTACAAGCTGGTTAAAGAAGAGGAGCAAGGCTTTATTATTCGCCGCGAAAACGAGGGTTTTGTAATCGAGAGCGAGAAGATCGAAAGAATGATGAAGCGGATGCAATTGAATACGCATGACGCGATTCTCAAGCTCGCGCGTACGCTTCGCCACATGGGCGTAGATGATGAATTGCGTAAACGCGGTGCAAAGGACGGAACGATTGTTAGAATCGGGGATTTTGAATTCGAATTTGTGGAGGGAAGCAGCTACTATTAA
- the thrB gene encoding homoserine kinase, whose protein sequence is MISEAGVRVKVPASTANLGPGFDTLGMALSLYAWIEMKPAKETEIHLYGDQMKGIPTNKSNLIYEVAQSVFREAGVSLPELEISMYSDIPLTRGLGSSASAIVGALVAANELIGSPLNQAQLFDMATALEKHPDNVGASLFGGVITAVWDGTHAEYLRIEPPIDLEVLVAIPEFQLSTSKARQVLPEQVSLEDAVFNISRTSLFTAAMASGRLDLIRSAMQDRLHQPFRAPLVPGMARILEEATAHGALGAALSGAGPTLLALTDRREQRGMELERFLIEVLSEQGIKARTIWLNPCTQGAQTLTIEKGVKFIDSIEGEVRS, encoded by the coding sequence ATGATATCCGAAGCAGGCGTTCGCGTAAAGGTACCTGCCAGCACGGCGAATTTAGGGCCAGGCTTTGATACGCTAGGTATGGCTCTGTCGCTTTACGCCTGGATCGAAATGAAGCCTGCGAAAGAGACGGAGATCCATTTATACGGGGATCAGATGAAGGGGATTCCTACAAATAAAAGCAATCTTATCTATGAGGTAGCTCAATCCGTATTTCGTGAAGCAGGGGTGTCTCTTCCCGAGCTGGAAATATCTATGTATTCGGATATTCCACTCACAAGAGGACTTGGCAGTAGTGCATCGGCAATTGTCGGTGCGCTGGTCGCTGCGAATGAGCTGATTGGTTCCCCGCTAAATCAGGCCCAATTGTTTGATATGGCTACGGCATTGGAGAAGCATCCAGATAATGTGGGTGCCTCTCTATTCGGCGGGGTGATTACAGCTGTATGGGATGGGACACATGCGGAGTATTTACGAATCGAACCACCGATTGATCTGGAGGTTCTGGTAGCCATTCCTGAGTTCCAACTCTCTACCTCGAAAGCGCGTCAGGTACTCCCTGAACAGGTTAGCTTAGAGGATGCCGTATTTAATATTAGCAGAACCTCGTTGTTTACCGCTGCGATGGCTTCCGGAAGATTAGATCTGATCCGCTCGGCGATGCAGGATCGTTTGCATCAGCCTTTTCGTGCGCCTCTTGTTCCGGGAATGGCGCGTATATTGGAAGAGGCGACAGCCCATGGGGCGCTCGGTGCTGCCCTTAGCGGAGCCGGGCCTACGCTGCTTGCGCTAACGGATCGGCGTGAGCAGCGTGGAATGGAATTAGAACGTTTCTTAATAGAAGTGCTTAGCGAGCAGGGGATTAAGGCTCGGACGATTTGGCTGAATCCTTGCACACAAGGCGCGCAGACGCTTACTATAGAGAAAGGTGTAAAATTTATCGATTCCATTGAAGGGGAAGTCAGATCATGA